From Burkholderia pseudomultivorans, the proteins below share one genomic window:
- a CDS encoding helix-turn-helix transcriptional regulator, translated as METRWAPQESQASSDEADIGVADFSELMALIYQGPLETPPWAGALELIRRLLQANYVTLILRAAASDRRAPLSVHASEFGPVVPGDGEASYNNYYYSLDPFVGLPADRMVTVDEVFGDTGWLSSELYKQFLKPQDVRYILGADLRTPSGVECRFRVCRNHASKQFSARDKAVCALLLPHLKRAVELHSRLDTAEVERSIYANAINRMQIGTITLDENGTIIDMNSVADEILKQGNGLTVARGTIEATDAQENRTLKRLIRHAVMGHHGTAAAIVEAMPITRSFDKPRLGLLVRTVLLSDWSEDNKRRPAVTLFLRDPDRKPQGAQEIIRKLFDLTPAETSLALLLTNGLTLEEAAEESGISKNTARTHLRAIFSKTGVTRQATLVRILLGSVVPLG; from the coding sequence ATGGAGACAAGATGGGCTCCGCAAGAGAGCCAGGCAAGCAGCGACGAGGCCGATATCGGCGTCGCGGATTTCAGCGAGCTGATGGCGCTGATCTACCAGGGGCCGCTGGAAACGCCGCCGTGGGCGGGGGCGCTCGAACTGATTCGCCGCTTGCTGCAGGCCAACTACGTGACGCTGATCCTGCGCGCGGCCGCGAGCGACCGCCGCGCGCCGCTGTCCGTGCACGCGTCGGAGTTCGGCCCGGTCGTGCCGGGCGACGGCGAGGCGTCCTACAACAACTACTACTATTCGCTCGATCCGTTCGTCGGCCTGCCGGCCGATCGCATGGTGACCGTCGACGAGGTGTTCGGCGATACGGGCTGGCTGTCGAGCGAACTGTACAAGCAGTTCCTGAAGCCGCAGGACGTGCGCTACATCCTCGGTGCGGACCTGCGCACGCCGTCGGGCGTCGAATGCCGCTTCCGCGTGTGCCGCAACCATGCGTCGAAGCAGTTTTCCGCACGCGACAAGGCGGTCTGCGCGCTGCTGCTGCCGCATCTGAAGCGCGCGGTCGAACTGCATTCGCGGCTCGACACGGCCGAGGTCGAGCGCTCGATCTATGCAAACGCGATCAACCGGATGCAGATCGGCACGATCACGCTCGACGAGAACGGCACGATCATCGACATGAACAGCGTCGCCGACGAAATCCTCAAGCAGGGCAACGGACTGACGGTCGCGCGCGGCACGATCGAGGCGACCGACGCGCAGGAGAACCGCACGCTGAAGCGGCTGATCCGTCATGCGGTGATGGGGCACCACGGCACGGCCGCGGCGATCGTCGAGGCGATGCCGATCACGCGCAGCTTCGACAAGCCGCGCCTCGGGCTGCTGGTGCGCACGGTGCTGCTGTCCGACTGGTCGGAGGACAACAAGCGGCGGCCGGCCGTCACGCTGTTCCTGCGCGACCCCGACCGCAAGCCGCAAGGCGCGCAGGAAATCATTCGCAAGCTGTTCGATCTGACGCCCGCCGAAACGTCGCTCGCGCTGCTGCTGACCAACGGGCTGACACTCGAGGAAGCGGCGGAGGAATCGGGTATCAGCAAGAACACCGCGCGTACGCATTTGCGCGCGATCTTCTCGAAGACGGGCGTCACGCGTCAGGCGACGCTCGTGCGCATCCTGCTCGGCAGCGTCGTGCCGCTGGGCTGA
- a CDS encoding alpha/beta hydrolase — MPLDPQAQALLAAFAQAPAIDFDRLTVPAYRASLAAGGAFAPGDTIAAEEDWQIPASGRQLSARLYRPGADGPLPLTVFFHGGGFVACGIDSHANLCRSLARRARTLVLSVDYRLAPEARFPAAAHDACDAVRWAAASARDLGARAGAIALAGDSAGGNLAAVAALQLRGSGVAIAHQLLLYPVVDCATEHPSYESLGDGYFLTADMMRWFKRQYFDDGADRASPLASPLAAPDVAGAPPATIVSAEFDPLRDEAEAYALRLAQAGTPVTLVRWPGQLHGFASMLGAVDAADRVLSFGADALRRAFDATEAR; from the coding sequence ATGCCGCTCGACCCTCAGGCGCAGGCGCTGCTCGCCGCGTTCGCGCAAGCGCCCGCGATCGATTTCGATCGACTGACCGTCCCCGCGTACCGGGCCAGTCTCGCCGCCGGCGGCGCATTCGCGCCCGGCGACACGATTGCCGCCGAGGAGGACTGGCAGATCCCGGCGTCGGGTCGTCAGTTATCCGCACGACTGTATCGTCCCGGCGCCGACGGGCCCTTGCCGCTGACCGTGTTCTTCCATGGCGGCGGCTTCGTCGCGTGCGGCATCGATTCGCACGCGAACCTGTGCCGCAGCCTCGCGCGACGCGCCCGCACGCTGGTGTTGTCGGTCGACTACCGGCTGGCGCCCGAAGCGCGCTTCCCGGCCGCCGCGCACGACGCATGCGACGCCGTGCGCTGGGCGGCCGCCAGTGCGCGCGACCTCGGCGCGCGCGCCGGCGCGATCGCGCTGGCCGGCGACAGCGCCGGCGGCAACCTCGCAGCGGTCGCAGCGCTGCAGTTGCGCGGCTCGGGCGTCGCGATCGCGCATCAGCTGCTGCTGTATCCGGTCGTCGATTGCGCGACCGAGCATCCGTCGTACGAATCGCTCGGCGACGGCTATTTCCTGACGGCGGACATGATGCGCTGGTTCAAGCGCCAGTATTTCGACGACGGCGCCGATCGCGCCTCGCCGCTCGCCAGCCCGCTCGCCGCGCCGGATGTCGCGGGCGCGCCGCCGGCGACGATCGTCAGCGCCGAATTCGATCCGCTGCGCGACGAGGCGGAAGCCTATGCATTGCGGCTCGCGCAGGCCGGCACGCCGGTCACGCTGGTGCGCTGGCCGGGCCAGCTGCACGGCTTCGCGAGCATGCTCGGCGCCGTCGACGCGGCCGACCGCGTGCTGAGCTTCGGCGCGGACGCGCTGCGCCGCGCGTTCGACGCGACGGAGGCCCGATGA
- the ribBA gene encoding bifunctional 3,4-dihydroxy-2-butanone-4-phosphate synthase/GTP cyclohydrolase II, which translates to MTLAGTVEIVDELRAGRMVLLVDEEDRENEGDLVIAADHVTPDAINFMARFGRGLICLTLTAERCEQLRLPPMADHNGTPFGTAFTVSIEAAEGVTTGISAADRAHTIRTAVRAGARPDDLVQPGHVFPIAARPGGVLVRAGHTEAGCDLAALAGLTPASVICEVMNDDGTMARLPELKAFAAHHGLKIGTIADLIHYRREHESLVERIGERPLHTPWGRFHAIQYRDTVHGAPHLALVRGEPDPATPVLTRVHECHSLLDLLDAEPSAHSWPLHAALQRIDTAGCGVAVLLDCDLHGDAMRAPAGNARRDGRATGIGSQILRDIGVRRLNVLSSPFRLPALSGHDLEIMAFIPLGDDDPESARAAHVNPLRAA; encoded by the coding sequence ATGACGCTGGCCGGCACCGTCGAGATCGTCGACGAGCTGCGGGCGGGCCGGATGGTGCTGCTCGTCGACGAGGAGGATCGCGAGAATGAAGGCGATCTCGTGATCGCGGCCGATCACGTGACGCCCGACGCGATCAATTTCATGGCGCGCTTCGGACGCGGGCTGATCTGCCTGACGCTGACGGCGGAACGCTGCGAACAGCTGCGCCTGCCGCCGATGGCCGACCATAACGGCACGCCGTTCGGCACCGCGTTTACCGTCAGCATCGAGGCGGCCGAAGGCGTGACGACCGGCATCTCGGCCGCCGACCGTGCGCATACGATCCGCACCGCCGTGCGCGCGGGCGCCCGCCCCGACGATCTGGTGCAGCCCGGCCACGTGTTCCCGATCGCCGCGCGCCCGGGCGGCGTGCTGGTGCGCGCCGGACATACCGAGGCCGGCTGCGATCTGGCCGCGCTCGCGGGGCTCACGCCCGCGTCGGTGATCTGCGAGGTGATGAACGACGATGGCACGATGGCGCGGCTGCCCGAGCTGAAGGCGTTCGCCGCGCATCACGGGCTGAAGATCGGCACGATCGCCGACCTGATCCATTACCGCCGCGAGCACGAATCGCTCGTCGAACGCATCGGCGAGCGGCCGCTGCATACGCCGTGGGGACGGTTCCACGCGATCCAGTATCGCGATACCGTGCACGGCGCGCCGCATCTCGCGCTGGTGCGCGGCGAACCCGATCCGGCGACGCCGGTCCTCACGCGCGTGCACGAATGCCATTCGCTGCTCGACCTGCTCGACGCGGAGCCGTCCGCGCATTCGTGGCCGCTGCACGCAGCGCTGCAGCGGATCGATACGGCCGGCTGCGGCGTCGCGGTGCTGCTCGACTGCGACCTGCACGGCGACGCGATGCGCGCGCCGGCAGGCAACGCGCGCCGCGACGGACGTGCGACGGGAATCGGCTCGCAGATCCTGCGCGATATCGGCGTGCGGCGCCTGAACGTGCTGTCGAGCCCGTTTCGGCTGCCCGCGCTGTCGGGCCATGATCTGGAGATCATGGCGTTCATCCCGCTCGGCGACGACGATCCGGAAAGCGCGCGGGCCGCGCACGTGAACCCGCTTCGCGCGGCATGA
- a CDS encoding helix-turn-helix domain-containing protein, translating to MAFPVQTLGQLRPILVGFRKSAGLTQAQLAARLGVTQQSYAQLESNPSAVSIERLFKVLNALGVRLTLDPVLPDETAESGGSDRPQAGDAGGAGPADAKTAPVARKKAAPRRAAGVTKATVKTPDGAARKRPAAARARRTVAKREDW from the coding sequence ATGGCATTTCCTGTCCAGACCCTGGGCCAGCTGCGCCCGATACTCGTCGGCTTCCGCAAGTCGGCGGGACTCACGCAGGCGCAGCTCGCCGCCCGCCTCGGCGTCACGCAGCAATCGTACGCGCAGCTCGAATCCAATCCGTCCGCGGTCAGCATCGAACGGCTGTTCAAGGTGCTGAACGCGCTCGGCGTGCGCCTGACGCTCGATCCGGTCTTGCCGGACGAGACCGCGGAATCTGGCGGCTCTGACCGCCCGCAAGCGGGCGACGCGGGCGGCGCAGGCCCGGCGGACGCGAAAACCGCGCCGGTTGCGCGCAAGAAGGCCGCGCCCCGGCGTGCGGCCGGCGTGACGAAAGCCACCGTCAAGACACCGGACGGCGCCGCGCGCAAGCGGCCGGCGGCCGCGCGCGCCAGACGCACCGTCGCGAAACGGGAGGACTGGTGA
- a CDS encoding type II toxin-antitoxin system HipA family toxin, with product MARRTSRHDRLDLWMNGIPVGYWEVRRGVERLVYLPAWIDDPQGRPLSLSLPFTPGNQPHQGAVVADYFDNLLPDSQPIRRRIAQRYRLGSTAPFELLASIGRDCVGALQLLPPDETPVDLEAIDGTVLDDAAVAEVLRHATAAPLPGHAEPDGDLRLSIAGAQEKTALLRHGRRWLLPSGSTPTTHIFKLPLGRVGNMQADMRTSVENEWLCSKLVAAYGLPVAHCDIGHFDDQKALIVERFDRRPSRDGTWILRLPQEDMCQATGTPSGAKYESDGGPGIETIMGILANSADAARDRMHFFVAQLVFWVLAAIDGHAKNFSIAHLPGNTYRSTPLYDVLSAHPIIGTRRNQLAPRRARLAMAVSGKNRHYAIADIQPRHWIAQGRRVGLTEDDVRAVMAGVVARTEPAIAEVASQIPADFPADVADAIFEGMRRQSRKLGATDAG from the coding sequence ATGGCGCGGCGCACATCCCGTCACGATCGGCTCGACCTGTGGATGAACGGTATCCCGGTCGGCTACTGGGAAGTCCGGCGCGGCGTCGAACGCCTCGTCTATCTGCCGGCGTGGATCGACGATCCGCAAGGGCGTCCGCTATCGCTGTCGCTGCCCTTCACGCCCGGCAACCAGCCGCATCAGGGCGCGGTCGTCGCCGACTATTTCGACAACCTGCTGCCGGACAGCCAGCCGATCCGCCGCCGCATCGCGCAGCGATACCGGCTCGGGTCGACCGCGCCGTTCGAACTGCTCGCATCGATCGGGCGCGACTGCGTCGGCGCGCTCCAGTTGCTGCCGCCCGACGAAACGCCGGTCGATCTCGAGGCGATCGACGGCACCGTGCTCGACGACGCGGCCGTGGCCGAGGTGCTGCGCCACGCCACCGCCGCACCGCTGCCCGGCCACGCGGAGCCGGACGGCGATCTGCGCCTGTCGATCGCCGGCGCGCAGGAAAAGACCGCGCTGCTGCGGCACGGCCGGCGCTGGCTGCTGCCGTCGGGCAGCACGCCGACCACCCATATCTTCAAGCTGCCGCTGGGGCGCGTCGGCAACATGCAGGCCGACATGCGCACCTCGGTCGAGAACGAATGGCTGTGTTCGAAGCTCGTCGCGGCCTACGGCCTGCCGGTCGCGCATTGCGACATCGGCCATTTCGACGACCAGAAGGCGCTGATCGTCGAGCGTTTCGACCGGCGCCCGTCCCGCGACGGCACGTGGATCCTGCGACTGCCGCAGGAGGACATGTGCCAGGCGACCGGCACGCCGTCCGGCGCGAAATACGAATCGGACGGCGGCCCGGGGATCGAGACGATCATGGGCATCCTCGCCAATTCCGCCGACGCCGCGCGCGACCGCATGCATTTCTTCGTCGCGCAGCTCGTGTTCTGGGTGCTCGCGGCGATCGACGGCCACGCGAAGAACTTCAGCATCGCGCACCTGCCCGGCAACACGTATCGCAGCACGCCGCTGTACGACGTGCTGTCCGCGCATCCGATCATCGGCACGCGGCGCAACCAGCTTGCGCCGCGGCGCGCGCGACTGGCGATGGCCGTCAGCGGAAAGAACCGCCATTACGCGATCGCGGACATCCAGCCGCGCCACTGGATCGCGCAGGGCCGGCGCGTCGGGCTGACCGAGGACGACGTGCGCGCCGTGATGGCGGGCGTGGTCGCGCGGACCGAGCCTGCGATCGCGGAAGTCGCGTCGCAGATCCCGGCGGATTTCCCGGCCGACGTGGCCGACGCGATTTTCGAGGGGATGCGTCGCCAGAGCCGCAAGCTGGGCGCGACCGACGCGGGGTGA
- a CDS encoding NADH:flavin oxidoreductase, translating to MESAEFSTAFSPLRIGPLTLRNRLIKSATNEGMTPNGVPSRALVRFHERIAEGGAALTTVAYCAISADGRTFVDQAQLDAPTVRHFRALTDAVHRHGAAASAQITHGGCFTFLPSLSTKRPLSASGGFNKVGVMSGRFLKQAMTRDQMTAVADEFAQAARHARDAGFDAVEIHMGHGYLLSQFLSPLYNRRRDAYGGDAARRAAFPVEVLRRVLDAVGRDLAVVCKIGVTEGVRGGGTADDACEIARRLEAEGAHLLVLSGGMNVESVWQLFGSPLPGDARANADNAIVRAAMALQKLTEPKMGAFRELYFLEHSRKVRAAVRMPLAYLGGVRSRENVAQAMRDGFDAVALARALVFDPDFVNGLRDGRLAQSGCTSCNRCVVSMYTPGGTACVLREPNDPAPNRVPAAGA from the coding sequence ATGGAATCCGCCGAATTCTCCACCGCGTTCAGCCCGCTGCGCATCGGCCCGCTGACGCTGCGCAATCGCCTGATCAAATCCGCGACCAACGAAGGGATGACGCCGAACGGCGTGCCGTCGCGCGCGCTCGTGCGGTTTCACGAGCGCATCGCCGAGGGCGGCGCCGCGCTGACGACCGTCGCGTACTGCGCGATCAGCGCGGACGGCCGCACCTTCGTCGACCAGGCGCAGCTCGACGCGCCGACGGTCCGGCACTTCCGCGCGCTGACCGACGCGGTCCACCGTCATGGCGCGGCGGCCTCCGCGCAGATCACGCACGGCGGCTGCTTCACGTTCCTGCCGTCGCTGTCGACGAAGCGCCCGTTGAGCGCGTCGGGCGGCTTCAACAAGGTCGGCGTGATGAGCGGCCGCTTCCTGAAGCAGGCGATGACGCGCGACCAGATGACGGCCGTCGCCGACGAGTTCGCGCAGGCGGCCCGCCATGCGCGCGATGCCGGCTTCGACGCGGTCGAGATCCACATGGGGCACGGCTACCTGCTGAGCCAGTTCCTGTCGCCGCTCTACAACCGCCGCCGCGACGCCTACGGCGGCGATGCGGCGCGGCGCGCGGCGTTTCCGGTCGAGGTGCTGCGCCGCGTGCTCGACGCGGTAGGCCGCGATCTCGCCGTCGTCTGCAAGATCGGCGTGACCGAAGGCGTACGCGGCGGCGGGACTGCCGACGACGCGTGCGAGATCGCGCGGCGGCTCGAAGCCGAAGGCGCGCACCTGCTGGTGCTCAGCGGCGGAATGAACGTCGAATCGGTGTGGCAGCTGTTCGGCAGTCCGCTGCCGGGCGATGCGCGCGCGAACGCCGACAACGCGATCGTGCGCGCCGCGATGGCGCTGCAGAAACTGACCGAGCCGAAGATGGGCGCGTTTCGCGAGCTGTATTTCCTCGAGCACTCGCGCAAGGTGCGTGCGGCCGTCCGGATGCCGCTCGCGTATCTCGGCGGCGTGCGGTCGCGCGAGAACGTCGCGCAGGCGATGCGCGACGGCTTCGATGCGGTCGCGCTCGCCCGTGCGCTCGTGTTCGACCCGGATTTCGTAAACGGGCTGCGCGACGGCCGGCTCGCGCAGTCGGGCTGCACGTCGTGCAACCGCTGCGTCGTGTCGATGTATACGCCGGGCGGCACCGCCTGCGTGCTGCGCGAGCCGAACGATCCCGCGCCGAACCGCGTGCCGGCCGCCGGCGCGTGA
- a CDS encoding 4-hydroxyphenylpyruvate dioxygenase family protein, which yields MPGNPHPLSSDTPPVADPAANPLGMAGLEFVEFAAPVPDALAQRFEQLGFKAIARHVSKAVTLYRQGQMHFLINAEPDSFAARYAEEYGMGVCAIGIRVASARRAFERAIELGAWAFEGERVGVGELKIPAIQGIGDSHLYFVDRWRGRDGQRGGVGDISIFDIDFRPIDIATAHTDLDCAGTGLLQVDHFTQTVGAGRMQEWLDFYHDLLHFREIHEIDAHWHVSEESRVMVSPCGAVRIPVYEEGTRRTELMHAYLPDHPGEGVQHVALATDDILASVDALRANGVEFIEPPARYYDEVDARLPGHGVDLDALRRRAVLVDGEVDSDGVPRLFFQTFVKRRPGEIFFEIVQRKGHHGFGEGNLAALARARDAG from the coding sequence ATGCCCGGCAATCCCCACCCACTGTCCAGCGATACGCCGCCCGTCGCCGATCCGGCCGCCAATCCGCTCGGGATGGCCGGGCTGGAGTTCGTCGAGTTCGCCGCGCCGGTGCCGGACGCGCTCGCGCAACGCTTCGAGCAGCTCGGGTTCAAGGCGATCGCACGGCATGTCAGCAAGGCCGTCACGCTGTACCGGCAGGGCCAGATGCATTTCCTGATCAACGCCGAGCCGGATTCGTTCGCCGCGCGTTATGCGGAGGAATACGGGATGGGCGTCTGCGCGATCGGCATTCGCGTGGCCAGCGCGCGGCGCGCGTTCGAGCGCGCGATCGAGCTGGGCGCCTGGGCGTTCGAGGGCGAGCGGGTCGGGGTCGGCGAGCTGAAGATCCCGGCGATCCAGGGCATCGGCGATTCGCACCTCTATTTCGTCGACCGCTGGCGCGGGCGGGACGGCCAGCGCGGCGGCGTCGGCGACATCTCGATCTTCGACATCGATTTCCGGCCGATCGACATCGCCACCGCGCATACCGATCTCGACTGCGCGGGCACGGGGCTGCTGCAGGTCGACCACTTCACGCAGACGGTCGGCGCGGGGCGCATGCAGGAGTGGCTGGACTTCTACCACGACCTGCTGCATTTCCGCGAGATCCATGAAATCGACGCGCACTGGCATGTCTCGGAGGAATCGCGCGTGATGGTGTCGCCGTGCGGCGCGGTGCGCATTCCGGTGTACGAGGAAGGGACGCGGCGCACCGAGCTGATGCACGCGTATCTGCCCGACCATCCGGGCGAGGGCGTACAGCACGTCGCGCTCGCGACCGACGATATCCTGGCGTCCGTCGATGCGCTGCGGGCGAACGGCGTCGAGTTCATCGAGCCGCCCGCGCGCTACTACGACGAGGTCGACGCGCGGCTGCCGGGGCACGGCGTCGATCTCGACGCGCTGCGCCGCCGCGCGGTGCTGGTCGATGGCGAGGTCGACAGCGACGGCGTGCCGCGGCTGTTCTTCCAGACCTTCGTCAAGCGCCGGCCCGGCGAGATCTTCTTCGAGATCGTGCAGCGCAAGGGGCATCACGGGTTCGGCGAAGGCAACCTCGCGGCGCTGGCCCGCGCCCGCGACGCAGGCTGA
- the shiA gene encoding shikimate transporter — translation MTPTFDTLDAAAGRRARSQARKAAVGSFVGAVVDWYDFLLYGIVAALVFNSEFFPKVSPTMGTLAAFATFGVGFLFRPLGGVVFGHYGDRLGRKRMLVLTVMLMGLSTVAIGLLPTFATIGWWAPVLLVLMRAIQGFAVGGEWGGAALMAVESAPKQKKAFYSSGVQVGYGVGLVLATGIVSILSHTFGDAAFKSWGWRLPFLFSIVLVLIGLWVRKSMDESQEFVEQVEHGNRKLRLPVLEALTRHPKAFLLIVALRLAELFTMYIVTAFALSYSTSNLGMSRDLFLNIGLLVGAVSCVTIPCFAWLADRFGLRRIYLIGALIGLASAVPFFLALEARSIAWIVIFAILLANAAHDMVVSVQQPLFTELFGAEYRYSGAGVGYQFASVVGGGFTPFIAVGLVSLAGGSWHLVAAYLAAGCLISLVVAARMRAAQ, via the coding sequence ATGACCCCCACCTTCGACACGCTCGACGCCGCCGCCGGCCGCCGGGCGCGCAGCCAGGCCCGCAAGGCCGCGGTCGGCAGCTTTGTCGGCGCCGTCGTCGACTGGTACGACTTCCTGCTGTACGGGATCGTCGCCGCGCTGGTATTCAACTCCGAGTTCTTCCCGAAAGTCAGCCCGACGATGGGCACGCTCGCGGCGTTCGCGACCTTCGGCGTCGGCTTCCTGTTCCGCCCGCTCGGCGGCGTCGTGTTCGGCCACTACGGCGACCGCCTCGGCCGCAAGCGGATGCTCGTGCTGACGGTGATGCTGATGGGGCTGTCGACGGTCGCGATCGGCCTGTTGCCGACGTTCGCGACGATCGGCTGGTGGGCGCCCGTGCTGCTGGTGCTGATGCGCGCGATCCAGGGTTTCGCGGTCGGCGGCGAATGGGGCGGCGCGGCGCTGATGGCCGTCGAGAGCGCGCCGAAGCAGAAGAAGGCGTTCTACAGCAGCGGCGTGCAGGTCGGCTACGGCGTCGGGCTGGTGCTGGCCACCGGCATCGTGTCGATCCTGAGCCATACGTTCGGCGACGCCGCGTTCAAGTCGTGGGGCTGGCGCCTGCCGTTCCTGTTCAGCATCGTGCTGGTGCTGATCGGGCTGTGGGTGCGCAAGAGCATGGACGAATCGCAGGAGTTCGTCGAGCAGGTCGAGCACGGCAACCGCAAGCTGCGCCTGCCGGTGCTGGAAGCGCTGACGCGCCATCCGAAGGCGTTCCTGCTGATCGTCGCGCTGCGGCTGGCGGAGTTGTTCACGATGTATATCGTCACCGCGTTCGCGCTCAGCTATTCGACGTCGAACCTCGGCATGTCGCGCGACCTGTTCCTGAACATTGGCCTGCTGGTCGGCGCGGTCAGCTGCGTGACGATCCCCTGCTTCGCATGGCTGGCCGACCGCTTCGGCCTGCGCCGCATCTACCTGATCGGCGCGCTGATCGGCCTCGCGTCCGCGGTGCCGTTCTTCCTCGCGCTGGAAGCGCGATCGATCGCGTGGATCGTGATCTTCGCGATCCTGCTTGCGAACGCCGCGCACGACATGGTCGTGAGCGTCCAGCAGCCGCTGTTCACGGAACTGTTCGGCGCCGAATACCGTTACAGCGGCGCGGGCGTCGGCTACCAGTTCGCGAGCGTCGTCGGCGGCGGGTTCACGCCGTTCATCGCGGTCGGCCTCGTCAGTCTTGCCGGCGGTTCGTGGCACCTCGTCGCCGCTTATCTCGCGGCCGGCTGCCTGATCTCGCTGGTGGTGGCCGCGCGGATGCGGGCCGCGCAGTGA
- a CDS encoding UDP-N-acetylglucosamine 1-carboxyvinyltransferase — MSNLIVHGGTPLRGDIKPSANKNAVLPILCATLLTDQPLRLVGVPDITDVRKILDIFRTLGSDVSVDFTTGLLELHHRNTTFDPAVHRLPEAMRSSIMLIPPLLARFGVARLENDVKGCTLGVREIDPHVEVFERFGAHIERTPDSLIVRADGPLTANDHWLDYASVTTTENFALCATAANGTSTLMNAASEPHVQEFCQFLAMIGVAIEGLGTSRLCVTGGRKLGGGEFRFAEDFHEIATFLALGAITGGDITVRNSSPEHFPLIDRTFAKFGVQVTHRDGWSRAERDGPLRVRRPFTQNILTKVEAAPWPYLPVDLLPIFIALGVRAEGSAMFWNKVYDGALGWSGELSKFGAHVLLSDPHRLITFGGLQLTPARVESPYIIRVAIALLMVAASIEGRSEIMNALPIRRAHPHFVENLRSVGANVEWTSGE, encoded by the coding sequence ATGTCGAATCTCATCGTCCACGGCGGCACTCCGCTGCGCGGGGACATCAAGCCGTCCGCGAACAAGAACGCCGTCCTGCCGATCCTGTGTGCGACCCTGTTGACCGACCAGCCGCTGCGGCTCGTCGGCGTGCCGGACATCACCGACGTGCGCAAGATCCTCGACATCTTCCGTACGCTCGGCAGCGACGTGTCGGTCGATTTCACGACGGGCCTGCTCGAACTCCATCACCGCAATACGACCTTCGACCCGGCCGTCCATCGGCTGCCGGAAGCGATGCGCTCGTCGATCATGCTGATCCCGCCGCTGCTCGCGCGCTTCGGCGTCGCGCGCCTCGAGAACGACGTGAAAGGCTGCACGCTGGGCGTGCGCGAGATCGATCCGCACGTCGAGGTGTTCGAGCGCTTCGGCGCGCATATCGAGCGCACGCCCGATTCGCTGATCGTCCGCGCCGACGGCCCGCTGACGGCCAACGATCACTGGCTCGACTATGCGTCGGTGACGACCACCGAGAACTTCGCGCTGTGCGCGACGGCCGCGAACGGCACGTCGACGCTGATGAACGCCGCCTCCGAGCCTCACGTGCAGGAGTTCTGCCAGTTCCTCGCGATGATCGGCGTCGCCATCGAGGGCCTCGGCACGTCGCGGCTCTGCGTAACGGGCGGCCGCAAGCTCGGCGGCGGCGAGTTCCGCTTCGCGGAGGACTTCCACGAGATCGCGACGTTCCTCGCGCTCGGCGCGATCACCGGCGGCGACATTACCGTGCGCAACTCGTCGCCCGAGCACTTCCCGCTGATCGACCGCACCTTCGCGAAATTCGGCGTGCAGGTCACGCATCGCGACGGCTGGTCGCGCGCGGAACGCGACGGCCCGCTGCGCGTGCGCCGGCCGTTTACACAGAACATCCTGACCAAGGTCGAGGCTGCGCCGTGGCCGTACCTGCCGGTCGACCTGCTGCCGATCTTCATCGCGCTCGGCGTGCGCGCGGAAGGCAGTGCAATGTTCTGGAACAAGGTCTACGACGGCGCGCTCGGCTGGTCCGGCGAGCTGTCGAAGTTCGGCGCGCACGTGCTGCTGTCGGACCCGCACCGGCTGATCACGTTCGGCGGGCTGCAGCTGACGCCGGCGCGTGTCGAAAGCCCGTACATCATCCGCGTCGCGATCGCGCTGCTGATGGTGGCCGCGAGCATCGAAGGCCGCTCGGAAATCATGAACGCGCTGCCGATCCGCCGCGCGCACCCGCATTTCGTCGAGAACCTGCGTTCGGTCGGCGCGAATGTGGAGTGGACGAGCGGCGAGTAA